The following proteins are co-located in the Poecile atricapillus isolate bPoeAtr1 chromosome 2, bPoeAtr1.hap1, whole genome shotgun sequence genome:
- the SLC4A2 gene encoding anion exchange protein 2 isoform X1 has translation MIDPRVTPRLPVLLASACRAHVTGDGTGPILMEFLRGSQPEQEALGAGSPAFGEEEEEEKDLNKALGVERFEEILNDAHPRNAEEAGRSYGEEDFEYHRQSSLHIHHPLSTHLPPDARRKKGIPKKGKKKARRASVPGETPTIEEAEEDEDDACDTETERSAEELRQPGPAEAVQFFLQEDEVTDRRAEEPAAPAAPPGSPPEPRAGMTLKEAQASSPDAEQGTPAEGAAAEAGSPGRPAPKSQPGHRSYNLHERRCIGSMTAAEQDRYQKMPTDESEAQTLASADLDYMKSHRFEDVPGVRRHLVRKSAKAQMVHVSKGHKEPSTRQRKQDRQPHEVFVELNELVVDKNQELQWKETARWIKFEEDVEEETDRWGKPHVASLSFRSLLELRKTLAHGAVLLDLDQKTLPGVAHQVVEQMVITDQIRAEDRANVLRALLLKHSHPSDEKEFSFPRNISAGSLGSLLVHHHSTNHVAEGSEPAVTEPLIAGHAGEHDTRVDVEREREVLTPTPPAGITRSKSKHELKLLEKIPDNAEATVVLVGCVEFLDQPTMAFVRLQEAVELDAVLEVPVPVRFLFVLLGPSSTHMDYHEIGRSISTLMSDKQFHEAAYLADDRHDLLNAINEFLDCSVVLPPSEVQGEELLRSVAHFQREMLKKRMEQERRLLLEPKSPEEKALLKLKVVEDEAEEDDDPLRRTGRPFGGLIRDVRRRYPHYLSDFRDALDPQCIAAVIFIYFAALSPAITFGGLLGEKTQDLIGVSELIISTSLQGVLFCLLGAQPLLVIGFSGPLLVFEEAFFTFCTSNDLEYLVGRVWIGFWLILIVLVMVAFEGSFLVRFVSRFTQEIFAFLISLIFIYETFSKLAKIFQEHPLHGCLSANSSAEAWGNGSVPVANSTALATSPTVRGATKVTGQPNTALLSLVLMAGTFFIAFFLRKFKNSRFFPGRIRRLIGDFGVPIAILVMVLVDYSIQDTYTQKLSVPSGFSVTAPDKRGWVINPLGVQSAFPVWMMVASGLPAILVFILIFMETQITTLIISKKERMLQKGSGFHLDLLLIVAMGGFFALFGLPWLAAATVRSVTHANALTVMSKAVAPGDKPKIQEVKEQRVTGLLVAVLVGLSIVIGDLLRQIPLAVLFGIFLYMGVTSLNGIQFYERLQLLLMPPKHHPDVTYVKKVRTLRMHLFTGLQLACLAVLWAVMSTVASLAFPFILILTVPLRMCLLSRIFTDREMKCLDAAEAEPILDEREGVDEYNEMPMPV, from the exons ATGATTGACCCCCGTGTCACGCCGCGGCTCCCGGTGCTGTTGGCAAGTGCCTGTCGTGCGCACGTGACCGGGGATGGGACTGGCCCCATCCTCATGGAGTTCCTCCGGGGCTCCCAG CCCGAGCAGGAGGCGCTGGGCGCCGGTTCACCTGCCTtcggggaggaggaggaagaggagaaggaccTGAACAAGGCCCTGGGCGTGGAGCGCTTCGAGGAGATCCTGAACGACGCTCACCCCCGGAACGCTGAGGAGGCCGGGCGCAGCTACGGCGAGGAGGACTTCGAGT aCCACCGCCAGTCGTCCCTCCACATCCACCACCCGCTCTCCACGCACCTGCCCCCCGACGCCCGCCGCAAGAAGGGGATCCCgaaaaagggcaaaaagaaGGCCCGCCGTGCCTCGGTCCCCGGAGAGACCCCCACCATCGAGGAGGCtgaagaggatgaggatgacGCGTGCGACACGGAGACGGAGCGGTCGGCGGAGGAGCTGCGGCAGCCCGGGCCGGCTGAGGCGGTGCAG TTCTTCTTGCAGGAGGACGAGGTCACCGACCGCCGGGCAGAGGAGCCAGCAGCCCCCGCGGCACCGCCCGGCTCCCCCCCTGAGCCCCGAGCGGGCATGACCCTGAAGGAAGCCCAGGCCAGCAG CCCTGATGCAGAGCAGGGGACTCCGGCAGAGGGAGCAGCCGCTGAGGCTGGGTCCCCGGGTCGCCCTGCGCCGAAGTCACAGCCGGGGCACCGGAGCTACAACCTGCACGAGCGGCGGTGCATCGGCAGCATGACAGCTGCCGAGCAGGACCGCTACCAGAAGATGCCGACAGACGAGTCGGAGGCACAGACACTGGCCTCGGCTGACCTGGACTACATGAAGA GTCACCGCTTTGAGGATGTGCCGGGCGTGCGCCGGCACCTGGTGCGGAAGAGCGCCAAGGCACAGATGGTCCACGTCAGCAAGGGCCACAAGGAGCCCAGCACGCGGCAGCGCAAGCAGGACCGGCAGCCCCATGAG gtgTTTGTAGAGCTAAACGAGCTGGTGGTGGACAAgaaccaggagctgcagtggaaGGAGACGGCGCGCTGGATCAAGTTTGAGGAGGATGTGGAGGAGGAGACGGACCGCTGGGGCAAACCACACGTGGCCTCCCTCTCCTTCCGCAGCCTCCTGGAGCTCCGCAAGACCCTGGCCCACG GGGCCGTGCTCCTGGACCTGGACCAAAAGACGCTGCCGGGGGTGGCTCACCAGGTGGTGGAGCAGATGGTCATCACGGACCAGATCCGGGCTGAGGACCGTGCCAACGTGCTGCGGGCGCTGCTGCTCAAGCACAG CCACCCGAGCGACGAGAAGGAGTTCTCCTTCCCACGGAACATCTCAGCGGGCAGCCTGGGCTCCCTGCTCGTGCACCACCACAGCACCAACCACGTGGCTGAGGGCAGCGAGCCAGCCGTCACCGAGCCCCTCATAGCCGGCCACGCCGGCGAGCACGACACGCGTGTCGACGTGGAGCGGGAG AGGGAGGTCCTCACACCCACGCCCCCAGCTGGCATCACTCGCTCCAAGTCAAAGCATgagctgaagctgctggagaagaTCCCAGATAACGCTGAGGCCACGGTGGTGCTCGTGG GCTGTGTGGAGTTCCTGGACCAGCCCACCATGGCCTTTGTGCGGCTGCAGGAGGCCGTGGAGCTGGACGCGGTGCTGGAGGTGCCTGTGCCTGTGCGATTCCTCTTTGTGCTGCTgggccccagcagcacccacatgGACTATCACGAGATTGGGCGCTCCATCTCCACCCTCATGTCCGACAAG CAATTCCATGAGGCCGCGTACCTGGCTGACGACCGTCACGACCTCCTGAATGCCATCAATGAGTTCCTGGACTGCAGCGTGGTGCTGCCGCCGTCCGAGGTGCagggtgaggagctgctgcgCAGCGTCGCCCACTTCCAGCGCGAGATGCTGAAGaaaaggatggagcaggagcggaggctgctgctggagcccaaGTCCCCTGAGGAGAAAG CGCTGCTGAAGCTGAAGGTGGTGGAGGATGAGGCTGAGGAGGACGACGACCCCCTGAGGCGCACGGGCCGCCCCTTTGGGGGGCTGATCCGGGACGTGCGGCGGAGGTACCCCCATTACCTGAGCGACTTCCGAGATGCGCTGGACCCCCAGTGCATTGCTGCCGTCATCTTCATCTACTTTGCTGCGCTGTCGCCTGCCATCACCTTCGGGGGGCTGCTGG gggaGAAGACACAGGACCTGATCGGGGTGTCGGAGCTGATCATCTCCACGTCGCTGCAGGGCGTCCTCTTCTGCCTGCTGGGTGCTCAGCCCCTGCTCGTCATCGGCTTCTCGGGGCCCCTGCTCGTCTTTGAGGAAGCCTTCTTCACG TTCTGCACATCCAATGACCTGGAGTACCTGGTGGGGCGCGTCTGGATCGGATTTTGGCTCATCCTCATCGTGCTGGTCATGGTGGCTTTTGAGGGCAGCTTCCTGGTGCGTTTCGTCTCTCGCTTCACCCAGGAGATCTTTGCCTTTCTCATCTCCCTCATCTTCATCTATGAGACCTTTTCCAAGCTGGCCAAG ATCTTCCAAGAGCACCCCCTGCACGGCTGCCTGAGCGCCAACAGCTCAGCTGAGGCCTGGGGCAACGGCAGTGTGCCCGTAGCCAACAGCACAGCGCTGGCCACCAGCCCAACTGTCCGCGGTGCCACCAAGGTCACGGGGCAGCCCAACACAGCGCTGCTCTCACTTGTGCTCATGGCCGGCACCTTCTTCATCGCCTTCTTCCTGCGCAAGTTCAAGAACAGCCGCTTCTTCCCTGGACGG ATCCGGAGGCTCATCGGGGACTTTGGGGTGCCCATTGCCATCCTGGTGATGGTGCTGGTGGACTACAGCATCCAGGACACCTACACACAG AAGCTGAGTGTGCCCAGTGGGTTCTCAGTGACAGCCCCAGACAAGCGGGGTTGGGTGATCAACCCCCTGGGTGTGCAGAGTGCCTTCCCTGTGTGGATGATGGTGGCCAGCGGCCTCCCCGCCATCCTCGTtttcatcctcatcttcatggAGACCCAGATCACCAC GCTGATCATCAGCAAGAAGGAGCGGATGCTGCAGAAGGGCTCTGGGTTCCATCTTGACCTCCTGCTCATCGTGGCCATGGGCGGCTTCTTCGCGCTCTTTGGGTTGCCCTGGCTCGCCGCAGCCACCGTGCGCTCGGTCACCCACGCTAACGCCCTCACCGTCATGAGCAAGGCcgtggcacctggggacaagcCCAAGATCCAGGAGGTGAAGGAGCAGCGGGTCACCgggctgctggtggctgtgctTGTCG GGCTGTCCATCGTCATTGGGGACCTGCTGCGGCAGATCCCCCTGGCCGTGCTCTTCGGCATCTTCCTCTACATGGGTGTCACCTCCCTCAATGGCATCCAGTTCTACGAGcgcctgcagctgctgctgatgcCCCCCAAGCACCACCCTGATGTCACCTACGTCAaaaag GTGCGCACGCTGCGCATGCACCTGTTCACCGGGCTGCAGCTGGCCTGCCTGGCCGTGCTCTGGGCCGTCATGTCCACTGTGGCCTCCCTCGCCTTCcccttcatcctcatcctcacggTGCCGCTCCGCATGTGCCTGCTCAGCCGCATCTTCACCGACCGGGAAATGAAGTGT CTGGACGCAGCCGAGGCCGAGCCCATCCTGGACGAGCGGGAAGGTGTGGACGAGTACAACGAGATGCCGATGCCGGTGTGA
- the CDK5 gene encoding cyclin-dependent kinase 5, producing the protein MQKYEKLEKIGEGTYGTVFKAKNRETHEIVALKRVRLDDDDEGVPSSALREICLLKELKHKNIVRLHDVLHSDKKLTLVFEFCDQDLKKYFDSCNGDLDPEIVKSFMYQLLKGLAFCHSRNVLHRDLKPQNLLINRNGELKLADFGLARAFGIPVRCYSAEVVTLWYRPPDVLFGAKLYSTSIDMWSAGCIFAELANAGRPLFPGNDVDDQLKRIFRLLGTPTEEQWPAMAKLPDYKPYPMYPATTSLVNVVPKLNATGRDLLQNLLKCNPVQRISAEEALQHPYFTDFCPP; encoded by the exons ATGCAGAAATACGAGAAGCTGGAGAAGATCGGCGAAG GCACCTACGGGACCGTGTTCAAGGCCAAGAACCGGGAGACCCACGAGATCGTGGCGCTGAAGCGGGTGCGGCTGGACGACGATGATGAG GGGGTGCCCAGCTCGGCGCTGCGGGAGATCTGCCTGCTCAAGGAGCTCAAGCACAAGAACATCGTCAG GCTCCACGACGTTCTGCACAGCGACAAGAAGCTGACCCTGGTCTTTGAGTTTTGTGACCAG GACCTGAAGAAATACTTCGACAGCTGCAACGGGGACCTGGACCCCGAGATTGTCAAG TCCTTCATGTACCAGCTGCTGAAGGGCCTCGCGTTCTGCCACAGCCGCAATGTCCTGCACCGGGACCTGAAACCGCAGAACCTGCTCATCAACAGG AACGGGGAGCTCAAGCTGGCGGATTTCGGGCTGGCTCGGGCCTTCGGCATCCCTGTGCGCTGCTACTCAGCCGAG gTGGTCACTCTGTGGTACCGGCCCCCTGATGTTCTCTTCGGTGCCAAGCTCTACTCCACCTCCATTGACATGTGGTCAGCCGGGTGCATCTTTGCGG aACTGGCCAATGCTGGGCGGCCTCTCTTCCCGGGCAATGATGTGGACGACCAGCTGAAGAGGATCTTCCG GCTGCTGGGGACCCCCACGGAGGAGCAGTGGCCAGCCATGGCCAAGCTGCCGGACTACAAG ccctacCCCATGTACCCAGCTACCACCTCCCTGGTCAACGTGGTGCCCAAGCTGAATGCAACTGGCCGGGACCTGCTGCAG aACCTGCTCAAGTGCAATCCGGTGCAGCGGATCTCAGCGgaggaggccctgcagcaccCCTACTTCACCGACTTCTGCCCCCCCTAG
- the FASTK gene encoding fas-activated serine/threonine kinase has protein sequence MLCPLLCPWLRALTRAGPRGPAARERRGAAMFPACCCAGKARPRLLLPLDPYGHGLLPAVHPDGGRGRAHGKRKSWNFIHEKMSYDTFFTMKRLIERSRSVGEVLRWVTQNPGKVSASHYPIALHKLGQLLQQQPGPPMGAGDSRGPAGQVLEQPEFHVLCQAIVSGCAKFDNFSIVNCLYAAAALGLPGESPLVRVLEDESRSRLGRFNQKDVSMVFSSVMRLHPSSPHPLVESCLSSLERHLEKERHPQTLFLLLSYYRLRAQALQGHAASDQQLINNRKILRLVRHTLGQVSAMREHELALLDEMLALCAQEANNKALEAIFSSQLFYENRQERFIRSMAEWLPRKAENLTPYTMALIAKYVARHRLREPRLLDTIANFLLKRGEQLDSKVIQKLVFPFSRMNYRPSNHGELFPKLEAILEQKAGSSPLATVNILMSMFQLSHFPQTVLHQVFSPGFITNVMSSPYALIVRRYLSLLDAAVELEFREYSGPRLDPRYRVLMFEHALTADEANRKYSYKGLVAEALRQLVGEECYRQDEVLPPGYCTDFLLWINRSGTVLPLSRVPAASRVPPATSPVAVSLRSSVLALTSDLQDFAPFAAETPSSPPGPRESGRAGRFLPALCPAPGGPCFQPPSDYYCGLSKEPSLASPGSSTLSSPSECLSAPPPGTPDCSPRTSATSLFQFPIGKILEEEEEEEEEEAAGCPGQEHGCFQGEQAQEQPEERSPPASEDSGPPPSPCRPSPKRGPGEGPQGAEEIQRVVLSVNDKWHYCQNSDILVGSRAMRDRHLRLLGYCLVQLPYTELEKVSGIEEAKHYLRQKLRELRF, from the exons TGAGCTACGACACCTTCTTCACCATGAAGCGGCTGATCGAGCGCTCGCGCAGCGTGGGCGAGGTGCTCCGCTGGGTCACGCAGAACCCGGGCAAGGTGTCGGCCAGTCACTACCCCATAGCGCTTCACaagctggggcagctcctgcagcagcaaccGGGGCCGCCCatgggggctggggacagccgcGGGCCCGCGGggcaggtgctggagcagcccgAGTTCcatgtgctgtgccaggccatcgTCAGTGGCTGCGCCAAGTTCGACAACTTCAGCATCGTCAACTGCCTGTACGCAGCGGCCGCGCTGG GGCTGCCCGGGGAGTCGCCGCTCGTGCGGGTGCTGGAGGACGAGTCCCGCAGCCGCCTGGGTCGCTTCAACCAGAAGGACGTGTCGATGGTGTTCAGCAGCGTGATGCGGCTgcacccctccagcccccacCCGCTGGTCGAGTCCTGCCTCAGCAGCCTGGAGCggcacctggagaaggagcggcacccccagaccctcttcctgctgctctcctacTACCGGCTGCGGGCACAGGCTCTGCAGGGCCACGCGGCCTCCGACCAGCAGCTCATCAACAACCGCAAGATCCTGCGCTTGGTGCGGCACACGCTGGGCCAGGTGAGCGCCATGAGGGAGCACGAGCTGGCGCTGCTGGACGAGATGCTGGCCCTGTGTGCCCAGGAGGCCAACAACAAGGCCTTGGAGGCCATCTTCAGCTCCCAGCTCTTCTACGAGAACCGGCAGGAGCGCTTCATTCGCAGCATGGCAG AGTGGCTGCCCCGGAAGGCAGAGAACCTCACCCCCTACACCATGGCCCTCATCGCCAAGTACGTGGCACGGCACCGGCTGCGTGAGCCACGGCTGCTTGACACCATCGCCAACTTCCTGCTGAAGCGCGGAGAGCAGCTCGACAGCAAG GTGATCCAGAAGTTGGTGTTTCCCTTCAGCCGGATGAACTACCGCCCCTCCAACCACGGCGAGCTCTTCCCCAAGCTGGAGGCCATCTTAGAGCAGAAGGCTGGCAGCTCACCACTGGCCACCGTCAACATCCTCATGTCCATGTTCCAGCTCAGCCACTTCCCACAGACTGTCCTGCACCAGGTCTTCTCCCCAGGCTTCATCACCAATGTCATGA GCAGCCCCTACGCGCTGATCGTGCGCCGGTACCTGTCGCTGCTGGACGCGGCCGTGGAGCTGGAGTTCCGGGAGTACAGCGGGCCCCGCCTGGACCCGCGCTACCGCGTCCTCATGTTCGAGCACGCCCTGACCGCTGACGAGGCCAACAGGAAGTACAG CTACAAAGGGCTGGTGGCCGAGGCGCTGCGACAGCTGGTGGGGGAGGAATGCTACCGGCAGGACGAGGTGCTGCCCCCCGGGTACTGCACAG aCTTCCTGCTGTGGATCAACCGCTCAGGCACGGTGCTGCCTCTCTCGCGCGTTCCGGCAGCTTCCAGGGTACCCCCAGCCACGTCCCCCGTCGCCGTGTCCCTGCGCTCCAGCGTGCTCGCCCTCACCTCGGATTTGCAGGACTTTGCCCCGTTTGCTGCAGAGACGCCCAGCAGCCCCCCAGGCCCCCGGGAgagcggccgggccgggcggttCCTGCCGGCGCTCTGCCCAGCCCCGGGGGGACCCTGCTTCCAGCCCCCCTCGGACTATTACTGCGGGCTGAGCAAGGAGCCGTCCCTGGCCAGCCCGGGCAGCTCCACACTCAGCAGCCCCTCCGAGTGCCTCTCGGCGCCGCCGCCCGGCACCCCCGACTGCTCCCCCCGCACCTCCGCCACCTCCCTCTTCCAGTTCCCCATCGGCAAAatcctggaggaggaggaggaggaggaggaggaggaggctgccGGCTGCCCTGGCCAAGAACATGGCTGCTTCCAGGGGGAACAggcccaggagcagcctgagGAGCGGAGCCCCCCAGCCAGCGAGGACAGCGGTCCCCCGCCCTCGCCGTGCCGGCCCAGCCCCAAGCGGGGGCCGGGTGAAGGGCCGCAGGGTGCCGAGGAGATCCAGAG GGTGGTGCTGTCGGTCAATGACAAGTGGCACTACTGTCAGAACTCCGACATCCTGGTGGGCTCCCGGGCCATGAGGGACCGGCACCTGCGGCTGCTAGGATACTGTCTGGTGCAG cTGCCCtacacagagctggagaaggtgAGTGGCATCGAGGAGGCCAAGCACTACCTGCGGCagaagctgagggagctgcgCTTCTGA
- the SLC4A2 gene encoding anion exchange protein 2 isoform X2, whose product MTHSQVSSELHHIVSSAFQSPEQEALGAGSPAFGEEEEEEKDLNKALGVERFEEILNDAHPRNAEEAGRSYGEEDFEYHRQSSLHIHHPLSTHLPPDARRKKGIPKKGKKKARRASVPGETPTIEEAEEDEDDACDTETERSAEELRQPGPAEAVQFFLQEDEVTDRRAEEPAAPAAPPGSPPEPRAGMTLKEAQASSPDAEQGTPAEGAAAEAGSPGRPAPKSQPGHRSYNLHERRCIGSMTAAEQDRYQKMPTDESEAQTLASADLDYMKSHRFEDVPGVRRHLVRKSAKAQMVHVSKGHKEPSTRQRKQDRQPHEVFVELNELVVDKNQELQWKETARWIKFEEDVEEETDRWGKPHVASLSFRSLLELRKTLAHGAVLLDLDQKTLPGVAHQVVEQMVITDQIRAEDRANVLRALLLKHSHPSDEKEFSFPRNISAGSLGSLLVHHHSTNHVAEGSEPAVTEPLIAGHAGEHDTRVDVEREREVLTPTPPAGITRSKSKHELKLLEKIPDNAEATVVLVGCVEFLDQPTMAFVRLQEAVELDAVLEVPVPVRFLFVLLGPSSTHMDYHEIGRSISTLMSDKQFHEAAYLADDRHDLLNAINEFLDCSVVLPPSEVQGEELLRSVAHFQREMLKKRMEQERRLLLEPKSPEEKALLKLKVVEDEAEEDDDPLRRTGRPFGGLIRDVRRRYPHYLSDFRDALDPQCIAAVIFIYFAALSPAITFGGLLGEKTQDLIGVSELIISTSLQGVLFCLLGAQPLLVIGFSGPLLVFEEAFFTFCTSNDLEYLVGRVWIGFWLILIVLVMVAFEGSFLVRFVSRFTQEIFAFLISLIFIYETFSKLAKIFQEHPLHGCLSANSSAEAWGNGSVPVANSTALATSPTVRGATKVTGQPNTALLSLVLMAGTFFIAFFLRKFKNSRFFPGRIRRLIGDFGVPIAILVMVLVDYSIQDTYTQKLSVPSGFSVTAPDKRGWVINPLGVQSAFPVWMMVASGLPAILVFILIFMETQITTLIISKKERMLQKGSGFHLDLLLIVAMGGFFALFGLPWLAAATVRSVTHANALTVMSKAVAPGDKPKIQEVKEQRVTGLLVAVLVGLSIVIGDLLRQIPLAVLFGIFLYMGVTSLNGIQFYERLQLLLMPPKHHPDVTYVKKVRTLRMHLFTGLQLACLAVLWAVMSTVASLAFPFILILTVPLRMCLLSRIFTDREMKCLDAAEAEPILDEREGVDEYNEMPMPV is encoded by the exons ATGACCCACTCCCAGGTGTCTTCCGAGCTTCACCACATCGTCTCCTCGGCCTTCCAGAGC CCCGAGCAGGAGGCGCTGGGCGCCGGTTCACCTGCCTtcggggaggaggaggaagaggagaaggaccTGAACAAGGCCCTGGGCGTGGAGCGCTTCGAGGAGATCCTGAACGACGCTCACCCCCGGAACGCTGAGGAGGCCGGGCGCAGCTACGGCGAGGAGGACTTCGAGT aCCACCGCCAGTCGTCCCTCCACATCCACCACCCGCTCTCCACGCACCTGCCCCCCGACGCCCGCCGCAAGAAGGGGATCCCgaaaaagggcaaaaagaaGGCCCGCCGTGCCTCGGTCCCCGGAGAGACCCCCACCATCGAGGAGGCtgaagaggatgaggatgacGCGTGCGACACGGAGACGGAGCGGTCGGCGGAGGAGCTGCGGCAGCCCGGGCCGGCTGAGGCGGTGCAG TTCTTCTTGCAGGAGGACGAGGTCACCGACCGCCGGGCAGAGGAGCCAGCAGCCCCCGCGGCACCGCCCGGCTCCCCCCCTGAGCCCCGAGCGGGCATGACCCTGAAGGAAGCCCAGGCCAGCAG CCCTGATGCAGAGCAGGGGACTCCGGCAGAGGGAGCAGCCGCTGAGGCTGGGTCCCCGGGTCGCCCTGCGCCGAAGTCACAGCCGGGGCACCGGAGCTACAACCTGCACGAGCGGCGGTGCATCGGCAGCATGACAGCTGCCGAGCAGGACCGCTACCAGAAGATGCCGACAGACGAGTCGGAGGCACAGACACTGGCCTCGGCTGACCTGGACTACATGAAGA GTCACCGCTTTGAGGATGTGCCGGGCGTGCGCCGGCACCTGGTGCGGAAGAGCGCCAAGGCACAGATGGTCCACGTCAGCAAGGGCCACAAGGAGCCCAGCACGCGGCAGCGCAAGCAGGACCGGCAGCCCCATGAG gtgTTTGTAGAGCTAAACGAGCTGGTGGTGGACAAgaaccaggagctgcagtggaaGGAGACGGCGCGCTGGATCAAGTTTGAGGAGGATGTGGAGGAGGAGACGGACCGCTGGGGCAAACCACACGTGGCCTCCCTCTCCTTCCGCAGCCTCCTGGAGCTCCGCAAGACCCTGGCCCACG GGGCCGTGCTCCTGGACCTGGACCAAAAGACGCTGCCGGGGGTGGCTCACCAGGTGGTGGAGCAGATGGTCATCACGGACCAGATCCGGGCTGAGGACCGTGCCAACGTGCTGCGGGCGCTGCTGCTCAAGCACAG CCACCCGAGCGACGAGAAGGAGTTCTCCTTCCCACGGAACATCTCAGCGGGCAGCCTGGGCTCCCTGCTCGTGCACCACCACAGCACCAACCACGTGGCTGAGGGCAGCGAGCCAGCCGTCACCGAGCCCCTCATAGCCGGCCACGCCGGCGAGCACGACACGCGTGTCGACGTGGAGCGGGAG AGGGAGGTCCTCACACCCACGCCCCCAGCTGGCATCACTCGCTCCAAGTCAAAGCATgagctgaagctgctggagaagaTCCCAGATAACGCTGAGGCCACGGTGGTGCTCGTGG GCTGTGTGGAGTTCCTGGACCAGCCCACCATGGCCTTTGTGCGGCTGCAGGAGGCCGTGGAGCTGGACGCGGTGCTGGAGGTGCCTGTGCCTGTGCGATTCCTCTTTGTGCTGCTgggccccagcagcacccacatgGACTATCACGAGATTGGGCGCTCCATCTCCACCCTCATGTCCGACAAG CAATTCCATGAGGCCGCGTACCTGGCTGACGACCGTCACGACCTCCTGAATGCCATCAATGAGTTCCTGGACTGCAGCGTGGTGCTGCCGCCGTCCGAGGTGCagggtgaggagctgctgcgCAGCGTCGCCCACTTCCAGCGCGAGATGCTGAAGaaaaggatggagcaggagcggaggctgctgctggagcccaaGTCCCCTGAGGAGAAAG CGCTGCTGAAGCTGAAGGTGGTGGAGGATGAGGCTGAGGAGGACGACGACCCCCTGAGGCGCACGGGCCGCCCCTTTGGGGGGCTGATCCGGGACGTGCGGCGGAGGTACCCCCATTACCTGAGCGACTTCCGAGATGCGCTGGACCCCCAGTGCATTGCTGCCGTCATCTTCATCTACTTTGCTGCGCTGTCGCCTGCCATCACCTTCGGGGGGCTGCTGG gggaGAAGACACAGGACCTGATCGGGGTGTCGGAGCTGATCATCTCCACGTCGCTGCAGGGCGTCCTCTTCTGCCTGCTGGGTGCTCAGCCCCTGCTCGTCATCGGCTTCTCGGGGCCCCTGCTCGTCTTTGAGGAAGCCTTCTTCACG TTCTGCACATCCAATGACCTGGAGTACCTGGTGGGGCGCGTCTGGATCGGATTTTGGCTCATCCTCATCGTGCTGGTCATGGTGGCTTTTGAGGGCAGCTTCCTGGTGCGTTTCGTCTCTCGCTTCACCCAGGAGATCTTTGCCTTTCTCATCTCCCTCATCTTCATCTATGAGACCTTTTCCAAGCTGGCCAAG ATCTTCCAAGAGCACCCCCTGCACGGCTGCCTGAGCGCCAACAGCTCAGCTGAGGCCTGGGGCAACGGCAGTGTGCCCGTAGCCAACAGCACAGCGCTGGCCACCAGCCCAACTGTCCGCGGTGCCACCAAGGTCACGGGGCAGCCCAACACAGCGCTGCTCTCACTTGTGCTCATGGCCGGCACCTTCTTCATCGCCTTCTTCCTGCGCAAGTTCAAGAACAGCCGCTTCTTCCCTGGACGG ATCCGGAGGCTCATCGGGGACTTTGGGGTGCCCATTGCCATCCTGGTGATGGTGCTGGTGGACTACAGCATCCAGGACACCTACACACAG AAGCTGAGTGTGCCCAGTGGGTTCTCAGTGACAGCCCCAGACAAGCGGGGTTGGGTGATCAACCCCCTGGGTGTGCAGAGTGCCTTCCCTGTGTGGATGATGGTGGCCAGCGGCCTCCCCGCCATCCTCGTtttcatcctcatcttcatggAGACCCAGATCACCAC GCTGATCATCAGCAAGAAGGAGCGGATGCTGCAGAAGGGCTCTGGGTTCCATCTTGACCTCCTGCTCATCGTGGCCATGGGCGGCTTCTTCGCGCTCTTTGGGTTGCCCTGGCTCGCCGCAGCCACCGTGCGCTCGGTCACCCACGCTAACGCCCTCACCGTCATGAGCAAGGCcgtggcacctggggacaagcCCAAGATCCAGGAGGTGAAGGAGCAGCGGGTCACCgggctgctggtggctgtgctTGTCG GGCTGTCCATCGTCATTGGGGACCTGCTGCGGCAGATCCCCCTGGCCGTGCTCTTCGGCATCTTCCTCTACATGGGTGTCACCTCCCTCAATGGCATCCAGTTCTACGAGcgcctgcagctgctgctgatgcCCCCCAAGCACCACCCTGATGTCACCTACGTCAaaaag GTGCGCACGCTGCGCATGCACCTGTTCACCGGGCTGCAGCTGGCCTGCCTGGCCGTGCTCTGGGCCGTCATGTCCACTGTGGCCTCCCTCGCCTTCcccttcatcctcatcctcacggTGCCGCTCCGCATGTGCCTGCTCAGCCGCATCTTCACCGACCGGGAAATGAAGTGT CTGGACGCAGCCGAGGCCGAGCCCATCCTGGACGAGCGGGAAGGTGTGGACGAGTACAACGAGATGCCGATGCCGGTGTGA